A stretch of Castanea sativa cultivar Marrone di Chiusa Pesio chromosome 2, ASM4071231v1 DNA encodes these proteins:
- the LOC142625256 gene encoding uncharacterized protein LOC142625256 encodes MSKALSQISKSPFMRWIERAKLPKRFAQPTFTVYNGRTDPIEHVSHFNQKMCKVFPSKLGLVEMRWFDGLHERSIDSYEEITRAFGARFVTCNNVPRTLDSLLALSMREGETLKTYLDRYLELYNELDGDFEDVAVRTLKSGLPTEFDLWESHTMRPAQTMKQLMDPIDEHKKVEDD; translated from the coding sequence ATGAGCAAGGCCCTTTCCCAGATATCTAAGTCGCCCTTCATGAGGTGGATCGAGAGGGCCAAACTGCCCAAACGCTTTGCACAACCCACCTTCACCGTTTACAACGGGAGGACCGACCCCATAGAGCACGttagccactttaatcagaagATGTGCAAGGTCTTTCCATCCAAACTCGGCCTAGTGgaaatgagatggtttgatggacTACATGAAAGGTCTATTGATTCCTACGAGGAGATCACCAGAGCTTTTGGTGCAAGGTTTGTTACATGCAATAACGTGCCGAGGACATTGGACTCCCTGCTGGCGTTGTcaatgagagagggagaaacCTTGAAGACCTACTTGGATAGGTATTTGGAACTGTACAACGAATTGGATGGGGACTTTGAGGACGTTGCGGTACGCACCCTCAAGAGTGGGCTACCCACTGAGTTCGACCTATGGGAGTCCCACACCATGAGACCTGCTCAGACCATGAAACAGTTGATGGACCCGATAGATGAGCATAAGAAGGTAGAAGATGACTGA
- the LOC142625255 gene encoding uncharacterized protein LOC142625255 has product MGPFPRATANWRWLLIGTDYFTKWVKAEPLANIRDQDMKRFVWRNIVTWFIVPYALISDNGSQFNSKAFRRYCNELGIRNNYSTPAYPQENGTSPRRSTRETPFSMTYGVEAIIPMEMEFLMMRTDQFEEHNNDSQLYASLD; this is encoded by the exons atgggcccattcCCTCGGGCTACTGCAAACTGGAGATGGTTGCTCATTGGGACAGATTATTTCACGAAATGGGTAAAAGCCGAGCCATTAGCTAATATCCGAGACCAGGACATGAAGAGATTCGTGTGGAGGAACATTGTCACGTGGTTCATTGTACCTTATGCCCTCATATCTGACAACGGATCACAGTTTAACAGCAAGGCTTTCAGGAGATATTGTAATGAACTTGGAATCAGGAACAACTACTCTACCCCTGCATACCCACAAGAAAACGG AACTTCCCCAAGAAGATCAACCAGGGAAACCCCCTTCTCCATGACGTATGGGGTGGAAGCAATTATACCCATGGAAATGGAATTCCTGATGATGAGAACAGATCAATTTGAAGAGCATAACAATGATAGTCAGCTGTATGCAAGTTTGGACTAG